The proteins below are encoded in one region of Lujinxingia sediminis:
- a CDS encoding cyclase family protein yields the protein MRLWVELGGVRYEVDALSPVELAQPLNFYGEQPQAFGLGRAQARAVEGGDFVGDVRRGGSVNCESIELIAHGHGTHTEGVGHISAERVPVGDLAPDPLLPAVLLRVTTRSLAESGDSSQGKSAPDDRVICTAELRAALSRADVAPAFCRAIVIATSGQGAAAPLRDYSATNPAYLSAEAVAWLLEQGCEHLLIDLPSIDREDDGGTTPAHRAYFELDADAGPTDAGRRRTITEFIDVPKPACEGAYFLSLRFARFVLDASPSRPILYRARPFDETP from the coding sequence ATGCGCCTGTGGGTTGAGCTCGGTGGTGTGCGGTATGAGGTGGATGCGTTGAGCCCGGTGGAGCTCGCGCAGCCTTTGAACTTCTATGGCGAGCAGCCGCAGGCCTTTGGCCTGGGGCGAGCACAGGCCCGGGCGGTCGAAGGAGGAGACTTCGTGGGGGATGTGCGCCGGGGCGGAAGCGTCAACTGTGAGTCCATTGAGCTCATCGCTCATGGCCATGGCACCCACACCGAGGGCGTCGGCCATATCAGCGCGGAACGCGTGCCCGTTGGTGATCTCGCCCCCGACCCGCTGCTCCCGGCAGTGCTGCTGCGTGTGACGACCCGGTCGCTTGCCGAATCCGGCGACAGTTCGCAGGGCAAAAGTGCGCCCGACGATCGCGTCATTTGCACCGCCGAGCTTCGGGCGGCTCTTTCCAGGGCAGATGTGGCACCGGCGTTTTGCCGCGCCATCGTTATCGCCACCTCGGGTCAGGGCGCCGCCGCCCCGCTCCGAGACTACTCGGCTACAAACCCCGCCTACCTCAGCGCCGAGGCTGTCGCCTGGCTGCTTGAGCAGGGGTGCGAACATCTGCTTATCGATCTTCCCTCCATCGATCGCGAAGATGACGGCGGCACCACCCCGGCCCACCGCGCCTACTTCGAACTCGACGCAGATGCCGGACCGACCGATGCAGGCCGCCGCCGAACGATCACCGAGTTCATTGATGTGCCGAAGCCGGCATGTGAGGGGGCCTACTTCCTCTCTCTGCGCTTTGCCCGATTTGTGCTCGACGCCTCTCCCTCTCGCCCCATCCTCTACCGGGCACGTCCTTTCGACGAGACGCCCTGA
- the kynU gene encoding kynureninase: MKITDLDYARQLDREDPLGTFRERFHIPTGRSGEPVLYLCGNSLGLQPRGVQKALGEELEKWAHLGVDGHFAEPNPWYSYHEIFSKPMAAVVGAQPEEVVVMNSLTTNLHLLMVSFYRPSAERFKILIEGGAFPSDLYAVQSQARFHGFDPAETIVELYPRDGEKTLRDEDIIDAIEREGDELALVLFGGVNYYTGQLFDMGAITRAGHRAGAMVGFDLAHAAGNAPLKLHDWGADFAAWCSYKYLNSGPGGVAGVFVHERHLGRNDLPRFEGWWGTDPNTRFEMGPSFEPQYGAGAWQLSNAPILPMASLRASLELFTEASMEALRDKSEKLTGYLYELITSMGAGAFEVITPADPERRGCQLSILAAGDGESLHKRLMAADVVCDYRRPNVIRVAPTPLYNTYEDVWRFWKILEESVS, from the coding sequence ATGAAGATCACCGACCTCGACTACGCTCGTCAGCTCGACCGCGAAGATCCGCTCGGCACCTTCCGTGAGCGTTTTCATATCCCTACCGGACGCTCTGGCGAGCCGGTCCTCTACCTCTGTGGCAACTCCCTGGGGCTGCAGCCCAGGGGGGTGCAGAAGGCCCTCGGAGAAGAACTCGAGAAGTGGGCCCATCTGGGCGTCGACGGTCATTTTGCAGAGCCCAACCCCTGGTACAGCTATCACGAGATCTTCAGCAAGCCGATGGCCGCCGTCGTTGGCGCTCAGCCCGAAGAAGTGGTGGTGATGAACTCACTGACCACCAACCTGCATCTTTTGATGGTGTCCTTTTACCGCCCGAGCGCGGAGCGCTTTAAGATCCTCATTGAGGGCGGCGCGTTCCCCTCCGATCTCTATGCAGTGCAGAGTCAGGCGCGTTTTCATGGCTTTGATCCGGCCGAGACTATCGTGGAGCTTTATCCCCGCGATGGCGAGAAGACGTTGCGCGATGAGGACATCATCGACGCGATTGAGCGCGAGGGCGACGAGCTTGCGCTCGTGCTCTTCGGAGGCGTCAACTACTACACCGGCCAGCTCTTCGATATGGGGGCCATCACCCGGGCGGGTCACCGCGCCGGGGCGATGGTGGGCTTTGACCTGGCGCACGCCGCGGGCAACGCGCCCTTGAAGTTGCACGACTGGGGCGCGGATTTTGCGGCCTGGTGCTCCTACAAATACCTCAACTCCGGGCCGGGAGGGGTGGCTGGTGTCTTTGTGCATGAGCGGCACCTGGGCCGAAACGATCTGCCCCGTTTTGAGGGCTGGTGGGGCACCGACCCGAACACCCGTTTTGAGATGGGGCCGAGCTTTGAGCCTCAGTATGGCGCAGGGGCCTGGCAGCTGAGCAACGCGCCGATCTTGCCCATGGCGTCGTTGCGCGCCTCGCTGGAACTTTTTACCGAAGCCAGCATGGAAGCGCTGCGGGATAAGAGCGAAAAACTCACCGGCTACCTCTATGAACTCATCACTTCGATGGGGGCCGGCGCCTTTGAGGTGATCACGCCGGCCGACCCCGAGCGCCGCGGATGCCAGCTCTCAATTCTGGCGGCCGGCGACGGGGAGAGCCTGCACAAACGTCTGATGGCTGCAGATGTGGTCTGTGATTACCGTCGCCCCAACGTGATTCGCGTGGCGCCCACGCCCCTCTACAACACCTATGAAGATGTGTGGCGTTTCTGGAAGATCCTCGAAGAGAGCGTGAGCTAA
- a CDS encoding FAD-dependent oxidoreductase codes for MSDVQAYPSSGEPPCVVVGAGLAGSLMAIYMAQRGHSVEVFEARPDMRVRQVDGGRSINLALSTRGLTALAGVGLEEQVREMCIPMRGRMIHPVEGEPHLQPYGRADQFINSISRQGLNELLMTTAEAHEQVRFHFEKPCVDVDLDEGVAHFEDRISRERIAREASLVIGADGAYSAVRQRLQRSGRYNYEQAYLTHGYKELSIPAGPAGEFLMEKNALHIWPRHDFMLIALPNLDATFTVTLFMAFEGEGASFDALKTRAEVDAFFRREFPDAHALMPTLTDDFFENPTGSLVTIRCSPYHHGDRVMILGDAAHAVVPFYGQGMNAAFEDCTVFNALLDREGDDFGRAVAAFTEERKADADAIGHLALYNYYEMRSAVASPYFVFRKRIERVLHRFFPAWWIPLYSMVTFSTMPYAEARARAARQDRMLTVGLIAAVVLMGLMMLALLVALSR; via the coding sequence ATGAGTGACGTTCAGGCGTATCCCTCCTCCGGTGAGCCTCCCTGCGTGGTCGTTGGCGCTGGTCTTGCCGGCTCGTTGATGGCGATTTACATGGCGCAGCGCGGCCACAGCGTCGAGGTCTTCGAGGCGCGCCCCGATATGCGCGTACGCCAGGTCGACGGGGGACGTTCGATCAACCTGGCGCTCTCCACCCGAGGGCTCACCGCGCTGGCCGGTGTCGGGCTCGAAGAGCAGGTCCGCGAGATGTGCATTCCGATGCGCGGGCGCATGATTCACCCGGTGGAGGGGGAGCCCCATCTGCAGCCTTACGGGCGAGCCGACCAGTTCATCAACTCCATCAGCCGGCAGGGCCTCAATGAGTTGTTGATGACCACTGCGGAGGCCCACGAGCAGGTGCGATTTCATTTTGAAAAACCCTGTGTCGATGTGGACCTTGATGAGGGCGTGGCCCATTTCGAGGATCGCATAAGCAGAGAGCGCATCGCGCGTGAAGCGTCTCTGGTGATCGGCGCCGATGGGGCGTACTCGGCGGTGCGTCAGCGCCTGCAGCGCTCCGGGCGCTACAACTACGAGCAGGCGTATCTGACCCACGGTTATAAAGAGCTCTCCATCCCGGCTGGCCCCGCTGGCGAGTTTCTGATGGAGAAGAACGCGCTGCATATCTGGCCGCGCCACGACTTCATGCTCATCGCGCTCCCGAACCTCGACGCGACCTTCACCGTTACGCTCTTTATGGCCTTTGAGGGAGAGGGGGCGAGCTTTGATGCGCTGAAGACCCGGGCCGAGGTGGACGCGTTCTTTCGGCGCGAGTTCCCCGATGCCCATGCCTTGATGCCTACCCTGACCGACGACTTCTTTGAGAACCCCACCGGAAGTCTGGTGACCATTCGCTGCTCGCCCTACCACCATGGCGATCGGGTGATGATTCTGGGAGATGCGGCCCACGCGGTGGTGCCCTTTTACGGGCAGGGAATGAACGCGGCCTTTGAGGATTGCACGGTGTTTAACGCTCTTTTGGATCGCGAGGGCGATGATTTTGGTCGTGCTGTCGCTGCGTTCACTGAGGAGCGTAAGGCCGACGCCGACGCCATCGGGCATCTGGCCCTCTACAATTACTATGAGATGCGTTCGGCGGTGGCTTCCCCTTATTTTGTGTTTCGCAAGAGGATCGAGCGGGTGCTCCACCGATTCTTTCCGGCCTGGTGGATTCCGCTCTACTCGATGGTCACCTTCAGCACGATGCCCTACGCCGAGGCTCGAGCGCGGGCTGCGCGCCAGGATCGTATGCTGACGGTGGGGCTCATCGCCGCGGTGGTGTTGATGGGGCTAATGATGCTGGCGCTGCTCGTGGCACTGAGCCGCTGA
- a CDS encoding acetyl-CoA C-acyltransferase, with amino-acid sequence MAKPNSNSPTALGANDRVAIVAGVRTPFARAWTAFKHWNEADLGRAVANELLNRVDIDPELIDELIFGCVSAPMDGPNVGREIVLRSQLPKHIPASTVQMYCASSAYAAVQGINALLLGTSEVVIAGGVESMSSARARFSLGLSHALQDVSRARNLQDRLKALSQIKAGDLLPEQPAIEEPTTGKSMGESAEDMAKLYGIGRQEQDAYAELTHHRAAAAYESGAFPEVMPVLHGENFDQVIERDNNLRADTTVERMARLKPVFDRRHGTVTAANASPLTDGASAVLLMRESRAKKLGLTPMAFVRSYAQVGIDIQRHNLLLGPTLATPIAFERAGVSLNDMDLVEMHEAFAAQVLANIKIWKDKDLCQGLGLDEAIGEVNMDTFNVHGGSVALGHPFGATGTRLITQLAGELQRRDKNLGLLTMCAAGGLGLSMVLER; translated from the coding sequence ATGGCAAAACCTAACTCCAACTCCCCCACCGCGCTCGGCGCTAACGATCGCGTCGCCATCGTCGCCGGCGTGCGCACTCCCTTCGCTCGCGCCTGGACGGCCTTCAAGCACTGGAACGAGGCCGATCTGGGGCGCGCGGTGGCCAACGAGCTCCTCAACCGCGTCGACATCGATCCGGAACTCATCGACGAGCTGATCTTTGGCTGCGTCTCCGCGCCCATGGACGGCCCCAACGTCGGCCGTGAGATCGTGCTGCGCAGCCAGCTTCCCAAACATATTCCCGCGTCCACCGTGCAGATGTACTGCGCCTCCAGCGCCTATGCCGCCGTTCAGGGCATCAACGCGCTCTTGCTGGGTACCTCCGAGGTTGTCATCGCCGGCGGGGTCGAGTCGATGAGTTCGGCGCGCGCCCGCTTCAGCCTGGGCTTAAGTCACGCGTTGCAGGATGTCTCCAGGGCGCGCAACCTCCAGGATCGCCTCAAAGCACTCTCTCAGATCAAAGCCGGCGACCTGCTCCCGGAACAACCCGCCATCGAAGAACCCACCACCGGTAAGTCGATGGGCGAGTCGGCTGAAGATATGGCGAAGCTGTATGGAATTGGTCGCCAGGAGCAGGATGCGTACGCCGAACTCACGCACCACCGCGCCGCCGCAGCCTATGAATCGGGAGCGTTCCCCGAGGTGATGCCAGTGTTGCACGGAGAGAACTTCGATCAGGTCATTGAGCGCGACAACAACCTGCGCGCCGATACCACCGTGGAGCGCATGGCGCGTCTCAAGCCCGTCTTCGATCGACGCCACGGCACGGTCACCGCCGCCAACGCATCACCGCTCACCGACGGCGCCTCGGCGGTACTCCTGATGCGTGAGAGCCGAGCTAAAAAGCTCGGCCTCACTCCCATGGCTTTCGTGCGCTCCTACGCCCAGGTGGGCATCGATATCCAACGCCACAACCTCCTGCTCGGCCCCACCCTGGCCACCCCCATCGCCTTTGAGCGGGCGGGCGTCTCACTCAACGATATGGACCTGGTGGAGATGCATGAAGCCTTTGCCGCACAGGTCCTCGCCAACATCAAGATCTGGAAAGACAAAGACCTCTGCCAGGGCCTGGGCCTCGACGAGGCGATTGGCGAGGTCAATATGGACACCTTCAACGTCCACGGCGGCTCGGTCGCGCTCGGTCACCCCTTCGGTGCCACCGGCACCCGCCTCATCACCCAGCTCGCCGGCGAACTTCAGCGTCGCGATAAAAACCTGGGGCTTCTGACGATGTGCGCAGCCGGTGGCCTGGGACTGAGCATGGTCCTGGAGCGCTGA
- a CDS encoding 3-hydroxyacyl-CoA dehydrogenase NAD-binding domain-containing protein, with product MASSSPTLVRSRIEDGLAYIEIDVDGQSVNTLSTPMIARFEALLDELETSPEIEGVVITSAKTDNFVAGFDIEELQGYEHDPDALRALVKRGQTLMGRLEALRVPVVAAIDGSCLGGGLELALACDARITTENPRSVFGLPEVMLGLIPGGGGTQRLPRQIDLSQALDLILTGRQINAHKALKLGLVDDVVHPGILLDVSRRMVRKLASASPNGTRLGENLEEALNDPVKLAARTPARRLIFSRAREQVLKESGGNYPAPLKALRVIEIGFSEGFDAGLRAEGEAFTELVRSPEARHLMNIFFMRQEVNKDRVVDGRVKPRHVSRLGVLGAGLMGAGIAQVAAYNGTSVRLKDASAPGLGWGMHTIDDLLKKAARRKKITEAQADIALGRIAPTLTYEGFERCELVIEAVFEKQELKQAILAELEALGNTEQIIASNTSTIPITSIAAKSKRPENVLGMHFFSPVHKMPLLEIIRAEKTSPKALATALAYGRELGKTCIVVNDGPGFFTSRVIGAYINEAGWLLQEGGTIEEIDAAMHRFGFPVGPLKLVDEVGMDVALKAADVLQEAFKERWEAPEGLRVLAEQGRKGRKNKRGFYDYASGDSRAPDLSVYEALPGGATRRHIDAETITRRCWLAMLNECAYALDEGIIRSPRDGDIGVIFGLGFPPFRGGIFRHADEVGLGWVVDTLHTLAGQHGERLRPAPILERMAEQGERFYND from the coding sequence ATGGCCTCCTCCTCCCCCACGCTTGTGCGCTCTCGCATTGAAGATGGCCTGGCGTACATCGAGATCGATGTCGACGGGCAGTCGGTCAACACGCTCTCCACCCCGATGATCGCACGCTTTGAAGCGCTGCTCGACGAGCTCGAAACATCGCCAGAGATCGAAGGCGTGGTCATCACCAGCGCCAAGACCGACAACTTCGTCGCCGGCTTCGATATCGAAGAGTTGCAGGGCTATGAACACGACCCCGACGCGCTGCGCGCTCTGGTCAAGCGCGGCCAGACGCTGATGGGCCGCCTCGAAGCGCTGCGCGTTCCGGTGGTCGCGGCCATTGACGGCAGCTGCCTGGGCGGCGGGCTGGAGCTCGCGCTGGCCTGCGATGCACGCATCACCACCGAGAACCCGCGCAGCGTCTTCGGGCTGCCCGAGGTCATGCTGGGGCTTATCCCGGGAGGCGGCGGTACCCAGCGCCTGCCTCGCCAGATTGACCTCTCCCAGGCCCTCGACTTGATCCTCACCGGTCGCCAGATCAACGCCCATAAAGCCCTCAAGCTCGGCCTTGTCGACGATGTCGTCCACCCGGGCATCCTGCTCGATGTCTCCCGGAGAATGGTCCGCAAACTGGCCTCCGCCTCCCCCAACGGCACACGCCTGGGTGAGAACCTGGAGGAAGCCCTCAACGACCCGGTCAAACTCGCCGCCCGCACCCCGGCTCGGCGCCTCATCTTCAGCCGGGCCCGGGAGCAGGTCCTTAAAGAGAGCGGCGGCAACTACCCCGCTCCGCTAAAGGCTCTCAGGGTCATTGAAATCGGCTTCTCCGAGGGCTTTGACGCGGGCCTACGCGCTGAGGGCGAAGCCTTCACCGAGCTTGTTCGCTCGCCAGAGGCCAGACACCTCATGAACATCTTTTTCATGCGTCAGGAGGTCAACAAAGACCGCGTGGTCGACGGGCGAGTCAAACCTCGCCACGTCTCGCGTCTGGGCGTACTCGGGGCCGGCCTGATGGGAGCAGGTATCGCCCAGGTGGCTGCCTACAACGGCACCTCCGTGCGCCTTAAAGATGCCAGCGCCCCGGGGCTGGGTTGGGGCATGCACACCATCGATGACCTGCTCAAAAAGGCCGCGCGTCGCAAGAAAATCACCGAAGCCCAGGCCGATATCGCACTGGGTCGCATCGCCCCCACGCTCACCTACGAGGGGTTTGAGCGCTGCGAGCTCGTGATTGAGGCGGTCTTCGAAAAGCAAGAACTCAAGCAGGCCATCCTGGCCGAGCTTGAAGCCCTGGGGAACACCGAGCAGATCATCGCCAGCAACACCTCAACCATCCCCATCACGTCGATCGCCGCGAAGAGCAAGCGTCCCGAAAACGTGCTGGGCATGCACTTCTTTAGCCCCGTTCACAAAATGCCTCTGCTCGAGATCATCCGCGCCGAGAAAACTTCGCCCAAAGCTCTGGCCACCGCCCTGGCCTACGGCCGAGAACTGGGCAAGACCTGCATTGTGGTGAATGACGGCCCGGGCTTCTTCACCAGCCGCGTCATCGGTGCTTACATCAACGAGGCGGGCTGGCTCTTGCAGGAAGGCGGCACGATCGAGGAGATCGACGCCGCCATGCACCGCTTTGGCTTCCCTGTGGGGCCGCTCAAGCTCGTCGATGAGGTGGGCATGGACGTGGCCTTAAAGGCCGCCGACGTGCTTCAGGAAGCCTTTAAAGAACGCTGGGAAGCCCCCGAAGGCCTCCGCGTGCTCGCCGAGCAGGGGCGTAAGGGGCGAAAAAACAAACGCGGCTTCTACGACTATGCCTCCGGCGACTCCAGAGCTCCTGACCTCTCCGTCTACGAGGCGCTGCCCGGCGGCGCGACGCGCCGGCATATCGACGCCGAGACGATCACCCGACGCTGCTGGCTGGCGATGCTCAACGAGTGCGCCTACGCGCTGGATGAGGGCATCATTCGTTCGCCTCGCGATGGCGACATCGGCGTGATCTTCGGACTGGGCTTCCCCCCCTTCCGCGGCGGCATCTTCCGCCATGCCGACGAGGTGGGCCTGGGGTGGGTTGTCGACACCCTGCACACCCTGGCTGGCCAGCATGGTGAGCGACTTCGCCCGGCCCCGATTCTCGAGCGCATGGCGGAGCAAGGGGAGCGCTTCTACAACGACTGA
- the ribA gene encoding GTP cyclohydrolase II — protein sequence MSIKLKSAANFVQPPNPSANDPLNVHVEHFATAELPTRYGKFRIVAFKNDIDGKDHVAVVHGDVAGKRGVLTRIHSECLTGDVFGSLKCDCGPQLNAALEEIAEQDAGIILYMRQEGRGIGLANKIKAYSLQDQGMDTVEANEHLGFDDDLRDYSISAKMLELLGVESIVLMTNNPSKVDGLEEAGIVIDERRPIKTIPNPHNYNYLETKRTKSGHLL from the coding sequence ATGTCTATCAAGTTAAAAAGCGCCGCCAACTTTGTTCAGCCCCCTAACCCTTCGGCCAACGATCCCTTGAACGTGCACGTCGAACATTTCGCCACCGCCGAACTTCCCACCCGCTACGGGAAGTTCCGCATCGTGGCCTTCAAAAATGACATCGACGGCAAGGATCACGTCGCGGTGGTACACGGCGACGTAGCTGGAAAGCGCGGCGTGCTTACCCGCATTCATAGCGAATGCCTCACCGGCGACGTCTTCGGCAGCCTCAAATGCGACTGCGGCCCCCAGCTCAACGCCGCCCTGGAAGAGATCGCCGAGCAGGACGCCGGCATCATCCTCTACATGCGCCAGGAGGGCCGCGGCATCGGTTTGGCCAACAAGATCAAGGCCTACAGCCTCCAGGATCAGGGTATGGACACCGTCGAGGCCAACGAGCACCTGGGCTTTGACGATGACCTGCGCGACTACAGCATCTCGGCCAAAATGTTGGAGCTCCTGGGCGTAGAGAGCATTGTCCTGATGACCAACAACCCCTCCAAGGTCGATGGACTGGAAGAGGCCGGTATCGTCATCGACGAGCGCCGCCCCATCAAGACCATTCCCAACCCGCACAACTACAACTACCTGGAAACCAAGCGCACCAAGAGCGGCCACCTGCTCTAA
- a CDS encoding Fic family protein codes for MNLTYLEVDHQRSIYNAMPDELRPSFMERLKLCWLYHDHALEGVVLSSNEIARAMERMPCRTHCESVTQHGLRALYDAIDFIHASAERGDELSVEWLRELHQMLCMPGDDAGGRYRKRDTSPGVYHLTVAPASSISYHFHKFMDVYEEELRALHPIRQSALAHWEFMRVFPFDERTGIVGRLMLNFLLIKHRFPPAIVHGCDRHTYFAALNGHRNDMVPVTIEAIRATLQAAKTFQRQARPAHKMAL; via the coding sequence ATGAACCTGACTTACCTGGAAGTCGACCACCAGCGGTCGATCTACAACGCCATGCCTGATGAACTGCGCCCGAGCTTTATGGAGCGCCTCAAACTGTGCTGGCTTTACCACGATCACGCCCTCGAAGGCGTGGTGCTCTCGTCCAACGAAATCGCCCGGGCGATGGAGCGCATGCCCTGTCGTACCCACTGCGAGAGTGTGACTCAACACGGGCTGCGCGCTCTCTATGACGCCATCGACTTTATTCACGCCAGCGCCGAGCGCGGCGATGAACTCAGCGTCGAGTGGTTGCGCGAGCTTCACCAGATGCTCTGCATGCCCGGCGACGACGCCGGCGGTCGCTACCGCAAACGCGACACCTCCCCGGGCGTCTACCACCTGACGGTGGCCCCGGCGAGTAGCATCTCGTACCACTTTCATAAGTTCATGGATGTGTATGAGGAGGAGCTGCGCGCACTGCACCCCATCCGTCAGTCCGCCCTGGCCCACTGGGAGTTTATGCGCGTCTTTCCCTTCGATGAGCGCACCGGCATTGTCGGCCGCCTGATGCTCAACTTCCTGCTGATCAAACATCGCTTCCCGCCTGCGATTGTGCACGGCTGCGATCGTCACACCTACTTCGCCGCGCTCAATGGCCATCGCAACGACATGGTTCCGGTGACCATTGAGGCGATCCGCGCCACGCTTCAGGCCGCAAAAACCTTCCAGCGCCAGGCTCGTCCCGCCCACAAGATGGCCCTCTGA
- a CDS encoding enoyl-CoA hydratase-related protein, with product MGSTNLAYDVLKREQDAHGICTLTIDRPDAMNALNGELVDALWETFYALRHDDSVRVVILTATGRAFCAGADLAERRTMSEAQVRKRIDDYHQCFNAVAELPKPTICAINGYAFGGGLELALACDLRLVDEATKIGLTELRLGIIPGAGGTQRLTRLVGAARAKELIFTARRLSGTEAKAYGLVNDAVPGDQLLERAGEIAGEMLLSAPIALKQAKLAIDTGAQVDLHSGLALESAAYAVTLPTEDRLEGLAAFQEKRAPKFKGK from the coding sequence ATGGGTTCGACCAACCTAGCCTACGATGTGCTTAAGCGCGAGCAAGACGCGCATGGGATTTGCACCCTGACCATCGATCGGCCTGACGCGATGAACGCGCTCAATGGCGAGCTCGTCGACGCGTTGTGGGAGACCTTTTATGCGCTTCGTCACGATGACTCGGTGCGGGTGGTGATTCTCACGGCGACCGGGCGCGCCTTTTGCGCCGGGGCGGACCTGGCCGAGCGCCGCACGATGAGTGAAGCGCAGGTGCGAAAGCGCATTGACGACTACCACCAGTGTTTTAACGCTGTGGCGGAACTTCCCAAACCCACGATCTGCGCCATCAACGGCTACGCGTTCGGGGGCGGGTTGGAGTTGGCGCTGGCCTGCGACCTTCGGCTGGTCGATGAGGCGACGAAGATCGGGCTGACGGAGCTTCGTTTGGGGATCATCCCGGGCGCCGGCGGCACCCAGCGTTTGACGCGTCTTGTGGGGGCGGCGCGTGCCAAGGAGCTGATCTTTACGGCGCGCCGCCTGAGCGGCACCGAGGCTAAAGCGTACGGGCTGGTCAATGATGCGGTGCCCGGCGACCAACTCCTTGAGCGCGCCGGTGAGATCGCCGGTGAGATGTTGCTCTCGGCACCGATCGCGCTGAAGCAGGCGAAACTCGCGATTGATACCGGCGCCCAGGTCGATCTGCACTCCGGACTGGCGCTGGAGAGCGCGGCCTACGCGGTGACCTTGCCAACCGAAGATCGGTTGGAAGGTTTGGCCGCGTTTCAAGAAAAGCGCGCCCCGAAGTTTAAAGGAAAGTAA
- a CDS encoding acyl-CoA carboxylase subunit beta, with product MERREALEEGGAPKYHERAAQVGKLFVRERIKRLLDAGLEVEDGAFANVLAGDLPADGVVTGIGKIGGRRVALIANDSTVKAGSWGWRTVEKIIRMQETAENLRIPLIYLIDSAGARITDQLEMFPGRRGAGKIFYNQVRLSGFIPQVCLLFGPSAAGGAYIPAFCDVVVMVDGNASMYLGSPRMAEMVIGEKVTLEEMGGAKMHCSVSGCGDVLAKNEDEAIAFCKDYLAYFPANCHEPAPLKEAVEPQPQKKTLDELIPVNQNKPFDMRKVIHHLVDDSEFLEIKKKFAQELLTGFARIGGRPVGIIASQPKWKGGVLFVDSADKGARFISLCDAFNIPLVFLADVPGFMIGTKVEREGIIRHGAKLISAMSAATVPKISVVVRKAYGAGLYAMCGPGFEPDACLALPESMIAVMGPEAAVNAVYARKIEAMPEDERPAYVEQLRQEYKEDIDIYRLASELVVDEIITKHQLRDELKRRLAVYQTKKKDWPDKKHGVIPV from the coding sequence ATGGAGCGCCGTGAGGCGCTTGAGGAGGGCGGCGCCCCGAAGTATCACGAGCGGGCCGCGCAGGTCGGAAAGCTCTTTGTGCGCGAGCGCATCAAGCGTCTGCTCGACGCCGGGTTGGAAGTCGAAGACGGCGCGTTTGCCAACGTGCTCGCCGGCGATCTTCCGGCCGATGGTGTGGTCACAGGGATCGGGAAGATCGGCGGGCGGCGCGTGGCGCTGATCGCCAATGACTCCACGGTCAAGGCCGGCTCCTGGGGCTGGCGCACCGTTGAGAAGATCATTCGTATGCAGGAGACCGCCGAGAACCTGCGCATCCCGCTGATTTACCTGATCGATTCGGCCGGCGCGCGCATTACCGACCAGCTGGAGATGTTCCCCGGGCGCCGCGGTGCCGGGAAGATCTTTTATAATCAGGTGCGTCTCTCGGGCTTTATCCCCCAGGTCTGTCTGCTCTTCGGTCCTTCGGCCGCCGGCGGTGCGTACATCCCGGCCTTCTGCGATGTGGTGGTGATGGTCGATGGCAACGCCTCGATGTACCTGGGCTCGCCGCGCATGGCCGAGATGGTCATTGGCGAGAAGGTGACCCTGGAGGAGATGGGCGGCGCGAAGATGCATTGCTCCGTCTCTGGTTGTGGCGATGTGCTGGCCAAAAACGAAGATGAGGCCATCGCGTTTTGCAAAGACTACCTGGCGTACTTCCCGGCGAACTGCCATGAGCCCGCTCCGCTCAAAGAGGCGGTGGAGCCTCAGCCGCAGAAGAAGACGCTCGATGAGTTGATTCCGGTCAACCAGAACAAGCCCTTCGATATGCGCAAGGTCATCCATCATCTGGTGGACGACTCGGAGTTTCTGGAGATCAAGAAGAAGTTCGCCCAGGAGCTGCTCACCGGCTTTGCGCGCATCGGCGGTCGACCGGTGGGCATCATCGCCAGCCAGCCCAAGTGGAAGGGGGGCGTGCTCTTTGTGGACTCGGCCGATAAGGGCGCGCGCTTTATCTCGTTGTGCGATGCGTTCAACATCCCGCTGGTGTTTCTGGCCGATGTGCCTGGCTTTATGATCGGCACTAAGGTGGAGCGGGAGGGCATCATTCGCCACGGCGCGAAGTTGATCTCGGCGATGAGCGCGGCGACGGTGCCCAAGATCTCGGTGGTGGTGCGCAAGGCGTATGGTGCCGGGCTCTACGCGATGTGCGGGCCGGGCTTTGAGCCGGACGCCTGCCTGGCGCTGCCCGAGTCGATGATCGCGGTGATGGGGCCGGAGGCGGCCGTCAACGCCGTGTACGCGCGGAAGATCGAGGCGATGCCCGAGGATGAGCGCCCGGCCTACGTCGAGCAGCTTCGACAGGAGTATAAAGAAGATATCGACATCTACCGCCTGGCCAGCGAGCTTGTGGTCGATGAGATCATCACCAAGCATCAACTTCGCGATGAGCTCAAGCGCCGCCTGGCGGTCTACCAGACCAAGAAGAAGGACTGGCCCGACAAGAAGCACGGTGTGATTCCGGTGTGA